Genomic window (Nicotiana sylvestris chromosome 7, ASM39365v2, whole genome shotgun sequence):
TGATCTTGAACAAGCTCTAATCTCCTCGAATAAACTTCCAATTCTAGCATTTGTTGCTTCCTCCATTTCTCGTCAGCCATCATATCAGAGTTCATTGCACCGCTGCTGCCAAATCCTAAAGGGATTGGACTCAATGCCATTCCAAACCCAAAACTTCTCGATCCACTCAAATTAGTCACATTGTTTAACAACTCCTTGAAAATGGGTGATAAACAGCTCCTCACTGTTTCCTCGATCAAACTAGGTATTGAAGCAGCAGCTGATGCTGCTACTGCAGCTGTGGTCGTGGGAGGGGCCGTGGCCTGAGGGGCTGCCATTGGAAAGGGAGTGAACCCTGGTGCAGGTGCAGGTGCGGGTGCGGGAGAGGACATATTTGTCCCTCCACCAGATGGAGATGGCAGATAGTAGTGTTGAATAAAACCGTGTTTTTCTTCAACTTTAACTGCTCCTCCTCTAGACCTTTTCCTCGACCTAGGAGTTTTAATGTCAATTCCGTTATGGCTGTGGTCAACGAAATTAGCGTTAAGGTTAAGGTGAGAATCCTCATCGTCAAATCCGCCATCTTCTGGTGGTGGTGGTGCTGCAGAACCGCCGCCGCGGACGACAATGGGGACCGCATTGCTCCAGATTTTTCGAGAGATTTCGAAAGTAGCTTGATCATGAGAGCTTTTAAAGACAAAGTCTTTACCAGATGCCATTTTGCTCATTACATTCCGATATTTCTTCTTCAACCTCCTCAGCTTCTCTACTAGCTGATTTTTGTTGAAATCCAGCTGTAACTTGCTTTTGATCTGGTCATAAAACGCAGTCGTATCATGATGATGCGACGACGAATTTATTCCACCTCGCTGTGTCGTGTATTCCAGAAACCCTTGTAACAATTCAATCTCATCTTCATCCGTCCACAGCCGTTGAAAAAGCTTACGAGAGTCATCGATAGCTGACGGCTTTTTTTCTTCCACAATCGTAGCGGCAGTCGGAGGCGGAGTAACGGCGGCGAATTCGTTGATCCGCTGCGCAGGGACACCAACAACGGCTATAGTAACCGTTTGTTGATCAACAGGAGCAGGAGTAGGAGCAGGAAGAGAGGAAGTGGAATCCTCATCGTCATCATCATCGACGTCGACGtcatcatcttcttcgtcaaCAACGTCATCATCGAGATCGTCATCGTTGTAGACTTGGTTGTTGTGTTGATCTTCTACGGAAGCCATTAGAGAAGCTTGAAAGGGGTGGGTGGGGTGGGGTAGGGAAAGTGGGGTGGGTAGGGGTTAGAGAGGCGATTAGGGTTCGGGTGAGGGCTAAGGTCAAGATGTAAAGCGGTTAGGCCGAAAGTAAAGGGAGTCACGAGCGGGGAGAGGTTTCGTGTAAGACTGGGTTGGGTTGAACGGTTCACCAGCTCGGGGATGTGGTGCGCACGTGGTCTGTTACCTTGTTTCTCTCACGTGTTCCTCACGTGACTCGCGTTTCAGCTTTCAAGCCACTATTTTACTCAAGTaaataaaaattgtaaaatttaCTCTTTATCTTGTGTTTACATTATTAATTATAACTTTCaatgatgaaaaataatatattacATTTGGTGCAGGATCACAAGGAATCAATTAAAGAATTCAAGTAGCAATATCAGTCAGGAATAAATCAAGGAAATAATCTATTTACGGGGCTCTAATGTGGCGCAAGGAAAAGAATCAATGATTAGCAATCAAAAAGGAAGAAGTAGCGGAGATCTGAAAGAAGAATCAATCAGTGATTGACGGAAACCATTGCTGGAAGGTCCCAAATCAAAGGGAAACGAGACCGCAAAATGATACACTGAAAACCAATGAAGCCAAAAATCAAGGGATCTAGCGGATATGCCTCAAGTAACAAAAATATATGCCTAGCAGATGGAAAGCTCGCCAAGACCATAAATCTAGGAAGATCAACGAAAACTTGACATAAATCTAGGAAGATCAACTCCCTTGAGTTTGCAATCTCTCAAGATTCACGTCATGAAGGCCTCATGGAATGTATATATACATGCTCCGAACTTGAAGAAAGACATACTTTGAACGAACTATTTTCACTCCTTTTGTTCTACTCCAAACAAGCATTATTGTTCTTAAAGATCTGTTGTGTAATTagtgagagaagaaaaagagataaatactggtgaggcattgtatcaagaAGAGAAAAGATATATCGAAATTAAGTTGTTGGTGTAAAGCTACATCAACCATCATGTACTCAAGAAACTTCGATCACTCAAAGAGGTAATTgagtatatattaatggattgatattattattggctagctttggagctttgttcatcgattcgagtcttcggaagaacGTGGGATGTcgattatggatcttcggagcgaggcgagtctcctttctaaccttgtaagagggaattgtccccataggtgaaataattggttatgtgctccaaTTTGTAGGGggtacgtacgcacgaggtgacgagagtccgtgcgtagctactatatatatgtaagtccgggtagtctaggacccaaaagaatgctatacttggaatatctgtaaccttgttggcagttgaattgcttaaatatTATCGAaatggtaaatgaatttctaaaaggattaaacttcattttctttaatAGTTAAAAgataattggcttttatttggataaatgttccccgataaattcttaattgactgtttgagcatgtatttctatgtgtacctgcgtcgcatgtatgctTCGCGAgtagggtgtttgtttattttatgttgaccgcgtcgcatggaggattcacgagcggggtagtAGATGcgtctatggttcgcgccgtttgaccctcggcagtgcacattttacatttttgttggatcgggccgtacgacctcggcatgatttgtgcatgcttgtattgcttgccttgaaacttattgaagttgttattgcctcTTCCCGACTTAAGAATAtttgtataaatgatgaaaaggaatttggaaatttcctcTTAAAGAAAGAACTGTTTACTTGCTTCAACCCATCGAAttacaatcatgtttataaaaatctacgatttaatatattattgatataacatTATTGGGCCACTAGTAAATgttgaagtcgacctctcatctctacttcttcgagattagacgggatactcattgggtacatattttttttgtactcatactacacttctgcgcatttttgttgcacatgcacacgcatctctagtggcctagtgagcgtagcagcatggttgatacggagacttaggtgagctgcatttcccGAGACAACCCACAGCCAgcaagtctctttcagattactgtatttattttctgtccaatattgtattttggacggttgttgtattacattatttcttagaaattgctcatgcacttgtgacaccgggttctgacatgtctatgggtttattcagaaattttaaaagttgttaaatgtttcattatttattcagaggaatttactatgtattgtttaaacttataaaagaagtgatttcggaagtatttaaaatgagaatttaattaagtattttggttggcttgcctgacagcgttGTCCAGCGCCATCAcaacccttagtgaattttgggtcgtgacaacatggtatcagagcactaggttctcttaggtctcacgagtcatgagaaatttagtagagtcttacagatcggtacggagacgtctatacttatcttcgggaggctacagggctgttaggagtacttcccttcttgattcctcattgtgcgatttgattccttgaggcttatgcccttgtttccttcctactcaatcttatgcgacgcgaACCACTTGttataaattgagaattgaagaattgtaatggttctacagatgtggtgcggcatgtttctcccggtatagtGAGTTGGGCTATTGTCctcgccttgcggaaggatttTTCTATCGTTTCGGCTCGATAGTGATGCCTCTAAGAGCTTagaggctatgcacaggttgctatgatgctcatgaTTGGTTATCACACAGTAATTACTTaatggtaggatacttgcctatgtgttgggcggcgaatgatttgaaaggaagtctactcaatgcaagattcagagatctgatatttcatttccggcggaggaaaatcaattggcctatgaatgtccatATTTAgggtgatggagtaacgagacttggtatttttgaGCATGGcggaattttcatctgcgatgtaGTATCGTTGTccttgattgtatgtgttaagttcatcggtgttatggtcttctgcaattcgcctttggggtaagatattatgaaataataTGGGAGAAACGGTTGTCAGAGATCGCGGGgtacggtggttcaggattgaatcggtgtttctaatgttgatggctcgagAATGATTTTCTTCGAAAAGGTTTAAGGTTAGTAGCAATTGGGTGTTCAAGTACTATGAAGATAGATTTTAATAAGGCAACAACCGAGCATCAAagaatgaggaaggacatgtgggaagtgttaggcggtggttaaaatttctagaaggtcAGTTATAAGAAGCGAAGGTCGAGTAGTTGATTAAAGgagtgagttccgccaaagtgggagagtgacggagttgcatatgggtttTGTGATAGGATGACAACACAACTTAAGGAAAAGTTTTGAATGATCTGGAGGTTTTATCGATCGATGATTgggtctacggatttaatttgaagcATGGGCTATTATGTGACAAGAGAATTGATATAATGGAAAAGAGCtttttgaaatgaagaaggatacaacgtaacttgaattggaaggatgttgccacacatttaattgatgtccacgaggggtgaatggacttatgcagctagagagtgagcccggactcaggatgggttattgatgtcgtagtgattgtaccccgtgcagcggcattggaagatgtcaggaagtgatttccacaggtgggttattccccgtgagcaggttagcggtcgcgtagttggcgaagcttctgccaagaattctattggttataccGTAAAGAGATCGGTTGTGCAAATgcgttgatgattcagagtataaaaaggggggttttacagaaagattccgAGAACATTTACGATCGATTGCGCatggttatgtcaataagagataaggaaTCCTGGTGAATTTCAGAGTtatgtaatagtggcttcaagctaagtgggagagtcccaccgcctacgattGGGTTGTATGGTTATTTACTTGTGAGGTTTCGGGTTATCGGCGTATTGGTAAGTTATTTCAGTTACGGGAAAAGAGCATAAGTGATAATTTGAGCaagattgttaaaggtgtgctatgattggccttattggctcatgctCAGACtcggggaaggattcaggatttatgccttgtatatatgcaggtttcaagggaagtgattctgtcgGGTGCTCCGTTGAGAGGGTATttatgtgctagaagattcatgaagctgattatattcgggacccagtcagagtgggtggctttcaacaatggtcctagtgaattcaaaagttaaagtggggcgcctaatgattttgagcctacaagtacggttaagaatcaagcttttgtagcagcttatgaagaggcccagaatgttctatgatgttttgacttgcggtgtagcatttgggaggtatgaaatgtttgtgggatttgagacaacatggtttcgtgattcaaggtcattcgagatgagtgcggatggagtgtgttatgtgtgGAATGAAGTTATAACTATTTTTAAGGCGATCAaagataaattggaagaagatagattgattagccatagtgaattggcatattggtggcaGTGATCAGTTCCTGCAGTGGGACCAATTTATGCGAGTGATTTGTGATGGTATGTGCGAAGCCGGTCGGCcaccgtaattgatgttattgagaaagtattctactgttatggcctatcatgtgtaggcggatctcggaagggctatggtggcttagaccactacttggaGATTTGCCTATtccacggttatgagaattcacatgtgtgttgctatggttctcctgaagtgatttaagtgaaaagtttttatatgatgaagtgttgatCTGTTAGcggttccggagttatgatgaaagTCATGtcctatcgtatattggcatgatgggtgcaatgagtggtatggaattcgaagtgaggatcaaggttgcactTAGGTATTGGCAAGGATGTCACGGGCTCGGATGAGCAAGAAGGGAGTTTcaatgtttaaagtaagttggatTGTCCTCAGTGTCACCTAAGATTGAtgctttgtgaaaaaggctttacATCCTGGTTAAgtattcttgatcgcttttcaacGTTAGTACGGTCgatggtttggatgtacagacatgttatctgttacggaaggttgtAGGAGCGTACCCTACGGGAAGGTTgcataagtgtgacatgtagtcacttgattgattgaagagttaaaccaagtatgaagattgtagtgatgtcaTTAAATTAtgaattgatgcctggagggcactcggtttattgggttgtggattgTGGAGGATTACTCTGGTCATGATGGTAGTTCTCGGGTGTTATGAGGAAAAaaagggagttattatggacctttgaaaggttattagactAGTTTAGTATGATCAGATTCAGCTTGAGGTCcgtggatggatctaaatgtgaatatgggctctatatcaggccagatgtgttcatttcagcaatgcactccttatggaagagtagtcggggtactatttcgtcgtcagctattttatgtaatgatatattgcaccgtatgagttgcgagacggcttggtgaatttcttatgtgttgaggttctacGTAGAGATAATGTTATATGAGAAAGATGGAtctcgagattcagatcgtatgtcgcacctcagttgtgcttgagttttgtagcctatggtgctatatgtctccccagggatggtattatgcacttagtgtgcttgtgaccgatattcggtattttgttgtaatgagcaatctagctcggtgtgtaactcttttgtgaattttatgtgtggatcgggtggccatgggtatgttgtttggatcgggttgcgcgccacaatagtgtgatgttgagtacagttctccctatctgtttttatgtgttttgtttcctattttttctgaggaaagctcatattagttgtgtgtcgcgtcacatgtatgattcatgaGAGGGGTGTCTATTtagttatgttgaccgcgtcgcatgcatgattcgcgagcggggtaattggatttcctttccAGAGTTCATTTTACTTTTGTATCGCATtagaattggtagcctattggcccattgtggcatcatatgagacttttggtcatgtctgggTGGCTTATttcctgagcagttcgtactgggtgagacgagatcattggatttaggatcggTGCAAtatgattatatgaagtatattaaggagctaataCCATTATTCgtttcagaatgaggtgatggttcttgtcagaagtATAGGCCCATTGATTTGTCAATTCggtagttggttatgaatttctacacatcttttccatcgtggcagtattgtaagagttagagcaagacctatgtatgtcatgagatgcaatgggagcatcagattcgtggaatttcgactaatttgGTTAGAGAATGTTATTTTGGTCCTGTGAGTAATGTGGTGCAAGGTGTAAATTCAGCAAAATTTTTGCAGTCATGTTTAGGTGTAGCTTGTAGTGATTGATATGGTGATCGTATGTTGGAAACAGTCCaggcagagaattccggatgcTGGAATTCggctctaagcttatttgctttaaggaaagagaatatcttcagattgatcgagctaAAGTGCTCGACTGAGTTGTGGCAGCACGAGTaagtgcacgaggtgttaaacggtgatttcggacaacttcgctgcagttctcagcacgtttgaggatgaacgcatttttaagtgggagagaatgtaacaacccgaccgatcattttgagctctagcgcgtcgttcagcggtttgaggccatgagcagcatcacttcaggtattatgacttgtgcacaTAGTCGGAATTTCATTTCGggtagttcggagttgatttggaaagacaATTCTCATTTAAGAAGctctaagttgaaagaattgactaagattggatttcaaagtaaacgaccttggaatcgaaatttgaaggttccagtaggttcgtatgataatttcggacttgggtgtatgtccggatcgggttttggaagatccAGGAACGTTTtggtgcctattgtggaagttagcattttggaagaaatttcataagtttgggttgaagtgcatttcagtgttatcgatgtccgtttgggattccgagtctgggagtagctccgtatggtgattctggagttgggagcgtgatcggaagtgaattcggaggtccgtaggtcattttgaagtcatttgtcTAAGgttttttgggaagtttgactgagagttgactttttgatatagggatcggaatccaattccgaaagttggagtaggtctgtaatgtcgaatatgacttgtgtgcaaaatttgaagtcaatcgggcGTGAATTGATGGGTTTAAACATCGAaggtagaagtttgaaattttgaagttcataaagcttggattggaggtcgattcttgattttagcgttgtttgatgtgatttaaggcctcgagcaagtccgtaatgtgttttggggctggttggtatgattggttggggtcccggggtcccaggggcctcgggtggattccggatggttaacggatcgaatttggagtttgaagaagagctgaagttgctggtgtaaccgcacctgtgagtctagggccgcaggtgcggagccgcagaagtggccctatggtcgcaaatgcggtattggatgtcacacctcctttttacctacaccctggACGAGAGTATATAAGGGTGTTTTTTCCAACTTACAGTGACAATCGATacaggattattttattaaaaattcagagtcgccacttgggataatttatggtgtcccaagtcaccggttttaaattccgaatcgaggaaatttgattctgtttaacagtctgtgGACTAGAAATCCagttaaggaattctgttaacctgggagaagatgttaggcattcccgagttccgtggttctagcacggtctctcaactgtttttattggcctaattatctgattttaaacattttaaacctatgtgcattcttaaaactttaaccacttttaatcattttaggaatattgcaacgttgttaaaacacgtcttgaaccacgtcacataaatgcacccgcggtcttcgacatattttaacatcgttgagatttggatttgggtcacataaatgcgcacccgagtttaggaatgtaccttattaaataacgcgcctaaaagtGACTACGCATTgttaactttgtgagggccatggaaatttgctaaatggcacgcctcgaagtCTAAAAATTAAATCAAACTAATTAAAACGAGGGTCATGTAATAGAGATTCTTGTTTGGCGCGACGCACTTCAATTCCATTTTAAAAAGGTAttcaaactaaaaaaaaactCGGAGGGTCATAAACTATTTGTTTTATCTAACATGGCTCGCTTTAATAGTTGGAGAAGTTTAATTATTCCACATTAATGGGTAAGGATTCTACTACGGTTCAAATTAAGAGACTACATTTTAAATAAGAAAGAAGCGAATGGTTTTTAGAATTAAAAATTTGGGCCAGCGTGAGGCCCAACAACCCATAGATGTAAAGCCCTCTTGAGTCAACAACTAACATCCGTCTAGGCTGGGCCCAAAGGAGCCCAAATTGAAACAAAGTAGCCTCAACAAGAAATGAGATCCTTAGTTCGAATCCACAGACCAACACAGGAAGTTGATACTTTGTATTTCATTTCTTTTAAACTAATCAAACGAAAGGGAAACAAGGAACGTTCAAAGCATTTTTAGACGTCCGTGCACACTACTGTTCTGACAGTCCAAATGAATTACATAACTGAGAGAGGTCTAACGCAGCTAACACCATTTATCAAGATGGAATGCAGAATATAACTAAATGACTTTGTTACACCAATTATATGTTCAGGTTTCCACAATAGTTCAAAATTAGGCTTAGTCAAACACAATGCATCTAGTGGACCAGAACAAGAAGATTCAGAAAGACAACATAGATAAAACTATGAATTAAAGAGTTGATGCTAGGctttaaacttctattttccaTTTCATTCTTCCAATTTTCACTTCACAATCAACAAGGTTACAGAGTTGTGTACCTGGATGGGAAAGAACAAAGAAAAAGATAAGGAATGCAGCAACAATAGCAGCAAACAACCCAGATCCAATCAACctagcaatgaaacagtgaaattCCTCAGAAGAGACTCAACAGAACAATGAACCAACCGAAAAACTAAACCAAGCTCTTTCTATACCCAAGCTCAACTCATTTTATCACCAAATTCTCAGTTTTTCAGAAGTTTTCCAGAAATTTTTTAACCAGCAGAGTGATTCAGAGAATTAAAACCAAGCAAACAACACAAACTCCATCGACTTTCAGTAGTTAAAAACTAAGAGAATCAAAGAAGGATTTCAATAGAACAGTAACTTTCTATGGATTTCTTATCTATTTTAAGTCTTCAAATTTTTAGAGTCCCTGCATTCAACTCCCATTagcaatgcctttataggcaagctattagggcagCTATCAGATTTTTTTGTTTCAATTCTAGTCCCTTTCTAATTCTTATTTTTGCTACTTGATCCCTCAAATTTTTGACTTGTTTGCCAAGTAAGGCTCTTTctcagcttctaggaagctttcTAGATAGTTATTAAAAGATTCCCTTGGTACCTTGCCCAAAATACCCCTTTAATGCCCTGTTTTTACATTGCACTCAATGGGCTATGGGTCAGATTGACCCTGAGTTGGAAACTCTTAGGCAACCAAGCCCAAACTGGATCTAAAAGCAAACACCCCAAGCCCAAAACACAAACAAGTTCAAATTCTGAATTGAAAAATGAAATCAGCAGAAACAGAGGTAGAGAACATTCAAGCAATTATATcttcttttccccctttttattATTCAATTACTGAACTAAACATTACTGCATATcgaaattaattaaaaacttCCTAAACTAATCATGTATATACAAAAACAACTTGAGAATACTATGAAATCAAAGAAATCAGGAGAAGAAGGAAGAGACAAACGACaataaatgaaaggaaaaataaataaaacttaACAAAAGAGAAGAGAAATACCCAAAGTGGCCCGGAAAGGAGTTGACTACTTGAAAAATTCCTTCGATTCCTTGACAAGAATAGCCTTAAATTGCATGTTTTCATGTGAAAAAATACACAATCAAAGGCCATTATAGCCTAGAAACTTCAGAAAGCCCGTTAGTTTTGAATTTGGAAGTTAGGGCTTTTCTTTGATTCAAGATTCGAGCCTTTTGAAAAGAATTCGAGGGAAACCAGATGGGGATTTGGGATGAGGGAGAgaagggggttcaggggtgtgattttggggtgaTTTGGGAAAGGTTTGGGTTTTTGGTATAgtcttcgattgaagatttgaCGAGTTTCCCGGTGATTCGAGGAAAATCGATGACAGATTCGTCATGAGGGGAGGAAGAGAGTGTTAGGGTGTGAATCTGGTGTGGAttagaggtggcgccgccactaATGGAGGTGGGAATTCACGGCGGCTTCTAGGGTTTCTTTGAAGGTTAGGCTCTGTGAAAGAGACGATGAGGGGGTAGGAGGGGAGGTTCAGACACTTTTATACCTGAAGACCCCAAGTTCCTTGCCGTTGGATCGTGAAACCTCGACGGCCAGGATTGAGCAAgggaaaacggggtcgtttttGGGACTGGGGGAAATGGGCCGGATTGGGGTGCGAGTCTGGGCCGGTTCAGGGGACTTTGGACGGGTATAAGGGAGGGGATTTGGTTTGGGTCAGCCCAAATTAGGTTTTTAATTAAGAAGACcaattcttttcattttctcttcaatttctttttttattcaACAATTAAAAATTAACACCTAAATCAAATTTTAAACCCAAATTATCCTACCCAATTAATTAAACTCTAATTAATAATTAACATAATTagttaaataccaaattaaaagaaaactaacaaaattcaaaGCTAAAAATTAAGCAATGCAAAAATAaatcattttttgtgatttttctatttttgtaaaaccttaattactaa
Coding sequences:
- the LOC104233721 gene encoding probable transcription factor At3g04930, which encodes MASVEDQHNNQVYNDDDLDDDVVDEEDDDVDVDDDDDEDSTSSLPAPTPAPVDQQTVTIAVVGVPAQRINEFAAVTPPPTAATIVEEKKPSAIDDSRKLFQRLWTDEDEIELLQGFLEYTTQRGGINSSSHHHDTTAFYDQIKSKLQLDFNKNQLVEKLRRLKKKYRNVMSKMASGKDFVFKSSHDQATFEISRKIWSNAVPIVVRGGGSAAPPPPEDGGFDDEDSHLNLNANFVDHSHNGIDIKTPRSRKRSRGGAVKVEEKHGFIQHYYLPSPSGGGTNMSSPAPAPAPAPGFTPFPMAAPQATAPPTTTAAVAASAAASIPSLIEETVRSCLSPIFKELLNNVTNLSGSRSFGFGMALSPIPLGFGSSGAMNSDMMADEKWRKQQMLELEVYSRRLELVQDQIKAQLEELRSMST